A region of Phocoena phocoena chromosome 17, mPhoPho1.1, whole genome shotgun sequence DNA encodes the following proteins:
- the AGO2 gene encoding protein argonaute-2: MYSGAGPVLAPPPPPPPPVQGYAFKPPPRPDFGTSGRTIKLQANFFEMDIPKIDIYHYELDIKPEKCPRRVNREIVEHMVQHFKTQIFGDRKPVFDGRKNLYTAMPLPIGRDKVELEVTLPGEGKDRIFKVSIKWVSCVSLQALHDALSGRLPSVPFETIQALDVVMRHLPSMRYTPVGRSFFTASEGCSNPLGGGREVWFGFHQSVRPSLWKMMLNIDVSATAFYKAQPVIEFVCEVLDFKSIEEQQKPLTDSQRVKFTKEIKGLKVEITHCGQMKRKYRVCNVTRRPASHQTFPLQQESGQTVECTVAQYFKDRHKLVLRYPHLPCLQVGQEQKHTYLPLEVCNIVAGQRCIKKLTDNQTSTMIRATARSAPDRQEEISKLMRSASFNTDPYVREFGIMVKDEMTDVTGRVLQPPSILYGGRNKAIATPVQGVWDMRNKQFHTGIEIKVWAIACFAPQRQCTEVHLKSFTEQLRKISRDAGMPIQGQPCFCKYAQGADSVEPMFRHLKNTYAGLQLVVVILPGKTPVYAEVKRVGDTVLGMATQCVQMKNVQRTTPQTLSNLCLKINVKLGGVNNILLPQGRPPVFQQPVIFLGADVTHPPAGDGKKPSIAAVVGSMDAHPNRYCATVRVQQHRQEIIQDLAAMVRELLIQFYKSTRFKPTRIIFYRDGVSEGQFQQVLHHELLAIREACIKLEKDYQPGITFIVVQKRHHTRLFCTDKNERVGKSGNIPAGTTVDTKITHPTEFDFYLCSHAGIQGTSRPSHYHVLWDDNRFSSDELQILTYQLCHTYVRCTRSVSIPAPAYYAHLVAFRARYHLVDKEHDSAEGSHTSGQSNGRDHQALAKAVQVHQDTLRTMYFA; encoded by the exons GGAAATAGTGGAACATATGGTTCAGCACTTTAAGACACAGATCTTTGGGGATCGGAAACCAGTGTTTGATGGAAGGAAGAATCTCTACACGGCGATGCCCCTTCCAATTGGGAGGGATAAG GTGGAGCTGGAGGTCACGTTGCCAGGAGAAGGGAAGGACCGCATCTTCAAGGTGTCCATCAAGTGGGTGTCCTGCGTCAGCTTACAGGCATTACACGATGCACTTTCGGGGCGGCTGCCCAGCGTCCCCTTCGAGACGATCCAAGCCCTGGACGTGGTTATGAGGCATCTGCCGTCCATGAG GTACACCCCCGTGGGCCGCTCCTTCTTCACGGCGTCCGAGGGCTGCTCCAACCCGCTGGGCGGGGGACGAGAGGTGTGGTTTGGCTTCCATCAGTCCGTCCGGCCTTCTCTTTGGAAGATGATGCTGAATATCGACG TCTCGGCAACAGCGTTTTATAAGGCACAGCCAGTAATCGAGTTTGTGTGTGAAGTTTTGGATTTTAAAAGTattgaagaacaacaaaaacctctGACAGATTCCCAAAGGGTCAAGTTtaccaaagaaatcaaag GTCTAAAGGTGGAGATAACGCACTGCGGGCAGATGAAGAGGAAGTACCGCGTCTGCAACGTGACCCGGCGGCCCGCCAGCCACCAAAC GTTCCCGCTGCAGCAGGAGAGCGGGCAGACGGTGGAGTGCACGGTGGCCCAGTACTTTAAGGATAGGCACAAGCTGGTCCTGCGCTACCCTCACCTCCCATGTTTACAAGTCGGACAGGAGCAGAAACACACCTACCTTCCCCTAGAG GTCTGTAACATAGTGGCGGGACAGAGATGTATAAAAAAGCTGACCGACAATCAGACCTCAACCATGATCAGAGCGACTGCCAGGTCAGCCCCCGATCGGCAGGAAGAGATTAGCAAACTG ATGAGAAGTGCCAGTTTTAACACAGATCCGTATGTTCGTGAGTTTGGAATCATGGTCAAAGACGAGATGACTGATGTGACCGGGCGGGTCCTCCAGCCGCCCTCCATCCTCTACGGGGGCCGG AATAAAGCGATTGCCACCCCTGTCCAGGGCGTTTGGGACATGAGGAACAAGCAGTTCCACACGGGCattgagatcaaggtgtgggccaTTGCGTGCTTCGCCCCCCAGCGCCAGTGCACGGAGGTCCACCTCAA gtCCTTCACGGAGCAGCTCAGAAAGATCTCGAGAGACGCAGGAATGCCGATCCAGGGCCAGCCGTGCTTCTGTAAATACGCCCAGGGCGCAGATAGTGTGGAGCCCATGTTCAGGCACCTGAAGAACACGTACGCCGGCCTGCAGCTGGTGGTGGTCATTCTGCCCGGAAAAACGCCCGTCTACG CCGAGGTCAAGCGTGTGGGAGACACGGTGCTGGGGATGGCCACGCAGTGCGTGCAGATGAAGAACGTGCAGAGGACCACGCCGCAGACCCTGTCCAACCTCTGCCTGAAGATCAACGTCAAGCTGGGCGGCGTGAACAACATCCTGCTGCCCCAGGGGAG GCCTCCGGTGTTCCAGCAGCCCGTCATCTTTCTGGGGGCGGATGTCACACACCCACCTGCCGGGGACGGGAAGAAGCCGTCCATCGCCGCC GTCGTGGGCAGCATGGACGCCCACCCGAACCGCTACTGTGCCACCGTGCGTGTCCAGCAGCACCGGCAGGAGATCATCCAGGACCTGGCGGCCATGGTGCGCGAGCTGCTCATCCAGTTCTACAAGTCCACACGCTTCAAGCCCACCCGCATCATCTTCTACCGAGACGGCGTCTCCGAGGGGCAGTTCCAGCAG gTTCTTCACCACGAGTTACTGGCTATCCGAGAGGCATGCATTAAGCTAGAAAAAGACTACCAGCCGGGGATCACGTTCATAGTGGTCCAGAAGAGGCACCACACTCGGCTCTTCTGCACTGACAAGAACGAGCGG GTCGGGAAGAGCGGAAACATTCCAGCAGGGACGACCGTGGACACGAAAATCACCCACCCGACCGAGTTTGACTTCTACCTGTGTAGTCATGCTGGCATCCAG GGAACAAGCAGGCCTTCCCACTATCACGTGCTTTGGGATGACAATCGTTTCTCTTCCGATGAGCTGCAGATTCTCACCTACCAGCTGTGTCACACCTACGTGCGCTGCACGCGCTCCGTGTCCATCCCGGCGCCAGCATACTATGCTCACCTGGTGGCCTTCCGGGCCAGGTACCACCTGGTGGATAAAGAACACGATAG TGCTGAAGGAAGCCATACCTCCGGGCAGAGTAACGGACGAGACCACCAGGCGTTGGCAAAGGCAGTCCAGGTCCATCAGGACACGCTGCGCACCATGTACTTTGCTTGA